The DNA region TAGGTTTATCTTATAACAGAAGCACTTGTTAAGTGCTCAAGTTTTTTTATAATAATAGCTTATGATATGTCATAGAATGTTTTCAATTTATTTCAATAACCTCCCCAAAACAGCATATAGAAATGACCTATATGAAATTTATGCTTTATGCAGAGCTTACCCCATCCCTTTATCAGGCTATAGAATCCATATACAAGTACAACAATGTTATCAAATTGCGGCCATGGCGGATTGCAGTTGCGGAAATTCAACATAGTGCCATGAAAAAGTTGCGGCGCTGCGGATTTTGCATTGCAGCACCATTGTGGCCACCACAAGGATATCACTCATGGCGATATGGTGAAAATTGCAGTTTTGTTTTAAATCTGAAAATTCTTGTCTGGGTATTCTTTACCCGACCAGTAAACAGGCCCAAAAGAATTAAAAAATTGTgattaaataataataatcctCATTTAATATTAATAACTACTTTAATTAAATATTTAGAAAACCAAAACACTCTACAACCTTTCCATTCTCCACACTGCAATCTTTCCATTCTTCATATACTTTTCTTATTCTCCCTCTGTTCCTCTTCTCTTCTCACGCAATTGTCTAGGTATTCTTCTTCAGATTTGTTTCTCTTCTCTTTATTTGTCttgtttcttttcttttttattcaTCCCCACTACTCTCTTTTGTACTCTACTGTGTTGTTTCTCCTGTGTTCTACATGAGTGTCCCTTTTTTCTCCAGCTCTGTTTTTTTAGGGCTATATTATACAAATAAGTTTTTATATGGTAAGCACTTGATTAAGTTGTTTACATAAATGCCCTAATAAAGTGAGGAAGGAAAATATGGAAAAAGGTCAAACTAAAAGTATAATTGATAGGATGCTATAAGTTACAATATCAGAATTTTATAGTGGATTGAAGTTTAAATTAGGCTAGGAATGGCATCAACCTCAAGAGAATTTATACTGGGATGGGGATTACATATACCTAACAGTAGGTTACCTAAGGTAGAACACAAGCCAGGGCTTTGTCGATACAAAAGGTTGACTCGGTGAGCCACCTGTTTTAGCAATTTCAAAACTAATGATACTCTAAGATAAATTTAAGTCCTAACTAGAAAATTATGTCTAAATCCTTTCTTTAGAAGCACAGGTTAGTTGAACAGATACTTTAAAGCAACATTGAAAATACCTGATGCTTGCGATAAGTGAGTGGACGCAGCTCAACCCATGAGCATCCATTTATCTTTGGACCAAGCACCCGATACTCAGTTACAGCCTCTTGGTGAGGTTCTATACTCGAATGATGAGCTAACATTACCCTCTCAGTCTTCCCATCATTCATAAGCACCTGGCataacatcacatatataaacaAAATCAATAACACATTAGAAGATAGCAATCATATTAAGCATGTTACAAACTATCACTGGAACTAAACACACAGGAAAAAGATAAAGGGTGCAAACCTTAGAAAGAGGAGCATGGATTATGCCCTCCTTCTCCTTGGGAGCCCCTATGACCAATGCCCAATATCTTTGATATGTAGCTTCACATGCATCATTCCATGCCTAAAATAGACCAGGGAGACATAAAATTCAAGTGTAAATATAAAATTGTTGTTTACAGTGTTATGAAAGACTGGATAATGCATTCACAAGCTAAATGATGTGTACGAAAACAGCAGTTAAATACTTTCATGTAGAAAAGGCACCTTACAAGAAGATTTTGCATTATTTATGTTACTGAATAACCATTGAAGGTGAGATACACTATTTTTTGTTCTCCCCAGTAAAAGGATGCCACTGCTCTCTCTGTCAAGACGGTGCACCTGGAGGAAAAAAAACATAAGAATTGATTTGATAGGACCCAAACTGAAATTAAATGATTTAAGAAGTTTTGTATCTGGTATTAAAGGACTAAGATGGCAAAGGTTGGTGGCTTGGTGCTAAGCTTCTTATAAGATGAAGGAAAAGTAAATACAAAAGCAGAATTTCCTTTGACTAAGCTTCTTACAAGATAAAGGAAAAGTAAATACGAAAGCTGAATTTCTTTTGACAGAGAGAGCCAAATCCACTTCTTAGCTGAACCTTGAATACCCAATTGTTAATGTCCCAAATGCCTTTCCAAGTCTGTTACGCCCTCTAATTCCGGAATCAATTCCCCCATCCCCATTATGCCACATGTCCATTCTGTTATTTGCCCTCTTTTCTCAACTCCAAATCCTATTGTGCCCCCTTCCTCAATTAATTCATCTCCTATTACAGAAACGTTTAAGCGTTAAGCACCAATTATTTCTATAGCAGTCTCAACCTTTGCCTCATCTAGCATTTCTTAGACCTCATCATCTCATTAAACAAATTTGGGAGCCAAATTATATCTTTCTCTCCTAAACATTCCCAAAATTCCCCATAAATTCTAATTTTTCATCATTTAGTTAAAATGGAAGTGTCAGCAAAAGCCATATGAACAGCTATTCATTTGTTGCAGGACCGGAAAATGCAAACCAAATTGTTCCGTACATCATAGCAATGTCAATGATGTATAAAAGAGTAGCTTACCAGTTTAGGACCCTCGTCATAATCATAGGACAGTGCTGCAGCTGCCAACCCATCCATACTATTATGAATCGGAAGATTCCCCTAACAAGATCACCAGCAGGAAATCAAAATTAGGAAACTCCAACTCACTTAATTTCTCGAAATGTAAAAAGACATTCAAACCTTAACCGGCAATTTCGGAGGTTTATTCAGCAAAATAATCGCAGAGTCCTGAATAAATAAATACAGAATATTCAAATGCAATTGTACAATAAAAAAAGTAACAAAAGCTCTTAACAAAAATAAATGCGGCATTATATGAAATGAAAGACATAATACATACTTTATACATAACAAGCCTCTGTAGATACTTAATTTCATCAGCATTTGGATATAGGGTTCCACTTGGTATAGCATCATATCTTTTGGAAATCCTGGTTTCAGCAATTGATACCGGGACATAAACCCTAGCACCGGGTTTCATCACATCATTAGGTCTAATCTGTAATTAAGCTGCATAgttgtattattattattaaacCTAAAACAAACCATAAGCAATTGAAACACAAAGGCGTAGACGAAATACCTTTCGCATTTGGCCATCCATTTGCACCTGGATTAGAAAATCATGAACAAAATCATGCATTTATAGTTGAGCTTAAAACATGAAATAATTATAAGATACTTACAAGACCTTGTCTGAAGTGAGACTCAATGATGGAACCTGAAGTGCCTTTGAAGTAATGCTTAATCCAGTTGACAGCAGTGAAACGAAGAGTGTGTTGAGGAAACGGAGGGAGTGAAAGTAACTGTCTGGGTTTGAGAGGTTGTTTGGGTAGATCCAAGCGAGCGATGTTGTTTGAAACTCTGATTACTTTATCAACAGAAACGGGTTTTGGGGGACGAATTCTAGAGAAGTGTCTCACTAGCAGCCATGAGCAGCCATTGTTGATGTTCGTCAGTTTCAACATTTGTCTCCGATAATCGTAGCAAGATCGCGGAGGATGAATCAGAAGGTGCTTGAATTACAACGGTATATTTTGCTAGGTTTTGGATTACAAAAACAAACTATCATCTTTGAGTTAAACTTCAAAATGTTTCAAATATAATCTTTAAGCCAATCAAAatctaaaaatcattttttatttatttattatacttATCTAAATCATTTAACTAATCGAGTATATTCTTTAATTTATAATAATAGTTAAAATTAATAAATTGTAAAGATTTATTCGTCAGATTTAAAGTTTGTTGTTGTTTGTAATCAAATGtattttattataatattttttacaaatttaatatatttaaataaatatatatttgtAGTGTTATATTTTAGTGATTGATTTGTGAAGGTTCCAAACAAGGACGACTTTAGGGTTTCCGTCTAGAGTGAGTCATATGAGAAGGAGTCATACCATGACTCCTTGAAAAATAGGTAGCCAGTAGTCTTCCCTAGTCATTAGGAGCGGATATGGTCTTAAATGGTTTCTTAAACTCTAGGCCCAAAAGGAGAAGGACAGATCATAACGGATACACTCTACACCCAAAATTAGATGCTTGCAGGCAGATTCTCTCACCTCTCGTAAGCAAGACCTTTAAAACCACCGCATAGGGCTTCTCGACGTCGTGGGCAAGCCATAATCATTCTCAAACTATTATATATCTACTAAGACTTCTGAGTACCACTACCCTTGCAAGGGTAACATGCACACATGTATTTTTTTTACCGGTACATTGGCGCCCGTCGTGGGCCCCCGGTGAAACTAACATGGGTCACACATTCTTCATCACAATCACCCTACTCATTGTCACCCCCACTCCTATACCTAGCATTTCTCAACCATGGTTAACAAGAGAGTTTCATCTCCTACGCTGGAGGATTCTAGTGGTACCGGTGATCCAAACGCCCTGGCGGAGATGCGCGCCACCACGGAAGAATTATGCCATATGATTCAGACGATGAAGAACAATGTCAACAACATCATACGGAACCAGCAGGAGTCCAATCCCCAAGAGGATATGGAAGTGTTGGACCCTTAACCACTCTCAAACGATATATGGGAAGCGTATGTCCCTGAAGGGTTCAAACCTCCCTCTTTGGCCAAGTTTGATGGGCACAATGATCCTTATGAACATGTCGTCTCCATCAACACACATATGACCATCATTGGAGTGTCTGACTCCCTAAAATGCAAGTTATTGTCTGGCACCTTAAGGGACACTGCCTTGCGATGGTATATGGGTATACCCCGAACCTCCATCACTTGTTATCAAGAGCTGGTAAGGAAACTTGTGCATCAGTTTGCTACCAGCCATCACAGGAAAATGTCCACCACTAGCCTATTCAATATACAATAGGATTCATCAGAGTTATTGGGGGATTATCTCGCTCGGTTCAATGAAGTTATCATTAGGGTCGTTCCCCCAATCAATAAATGTTTGTGGGGGCGTTCCAAAATGGACTCAAGGCGGGACACTTCAATGAGTCCTCTCACCCAAAAGCTGACACATTCGTTGGCAGAGGTGGTCACCAAAGCAGAATGTTATATAAAGGACGGGGAAAGCAACACCAAGAAGAATGCGCGAGACGTCAAGGAACATGTTCCCAACGCTGAAGGTTCACActaaaggtgagaaaaacacaagaagggggtGAATTGTGTTGCATTttccttctttttctttctcttctGAACTCTGTTAACAGATTCTGAACACAAGGTGCAGAGTCTGTATCATAGTCTGAGTTGTTTCCTTTTGAATATCCTTATCAGATTTTGAACCAGAATCTGACTCAGAGTTATATAGATTTAGCAGCGGATTAATAGTACAGAGGCTGAGAAAATAAAGCAGAGACACAAGCAGTTATCCTGATTCCTCTCACTAATTGAAAGTAGTCAAGTCCCCTTGCACTTCCAATGGATTTTCATTATAACCAACAAGATTACAAATGCTCCAGCACTAAGAAAGAGACTTCTAATGCTCAAACCCTCAAGTAAGATACTTttatgctcaagcacacaagcatgGTACTTTCAATGCTCAAACCTTCAAGTAAGAGACTTttatgctcaagcacacaagcaagacACTTAAAATTCTTAAACCCTCAAATAAGTGACTTATATTCTCAAGTACACAAGCAAGAGAATTCTGACTTTATAACAAAGAGGTTGGGTAAAAACTACACTTGATATGCAATCAGAGGTGTACACATAATACAACTTAGAAAGACTCTAAGACATAAGAACTTCTAGAATATACAATTGTTAAGAAATTCTAAGTCTAATATGTGCAATATTTTTGACATAGTAGCTTCTCTTTTAATGCCAATGGTGTTGTGTGGAGTCAGTAACTTTCTTCAAGTTTTTTGCTCCTTTTATAGAGGGGCAAAAAAGATTCGTTGAAGGACTTTTGCACAAGAGTCTTGGAGAAGCTTTGTGTTGATTGGAAATGTCAATAAACTTCTTTCTTCAAGAAGAATTATTCGTTGAAGCTCAAATGTTCATGTAAAGATTTTCCTTAAGTTCTCATGTGAACAAAAAGGTCTTTGAGTCTATTAGAGTTTCCTCGATTGAAGAGATTATACAACCTTTAGATTCTTGAGCCCAGGTTATGATCCTTCAGAGGTTGACTTTCTTCATATTTTAGTATTTAGAGATTGATCTCTTCAGATTTTGTTTCTTGGCTTCTGAAGCTTCAGAGTCGATCACTAGAGGCTGATTTTCTTCAGATgttgacttcttcagagtctggatcTTCCATCAGAGCCATAGTCTTCAGAAGTGATATTCAGATCCAGAGTCTGAACTTCAGATTCAGAATCTTCAAGCTTTTTTTTCATTTGTTCTTAAGTCTTATAATTCTGCATACTTGAACAGATGTTAGAATAtccaattgttctttaaatactttgttatcatcaaaactcaaggtattTGGTGTcaaccaattttgttccaacaattTCCTCCTTTTTTATGGTGACAGACAtaagtatttaaaaacaatttttgTTAATTTAATTAGCATGCTAACTTCAGGGTCTGAGGTTTGTAAGATCCCCCTATGTCGGATAGTCTAAAGGGTGAGGTTTGTAAGACCCCCTTGAGTTTTATCCAGGTTGATTCAattctttttaggcataatatcATTAACTTCAGAAATTAATTAAATAGCAGTAAAAATATTCATCAGATACCAATTTATAAGATTGATAGAAAATACCAATTAAAGTAATAAAGAACATAAATAATTGTTAACACAGTTCGGTGCAACCTCACCTACGTTTTGGGGGGCTTCAAACCCAAGAAATGAAATCCATTATTTCGAATTAGTACAGTCTTATGGAAAAATAACCCCATGTTGTTCAGTGCATCTTCCTAATCCTATTGACTTTCTATTTAGGTATTCCCCTAAATATAAGAACCactctcactttctctcaatcactaatCTCAAGTGATCACCTTCAATAAATAACTTAAATAATAttgaattacaactcaactaaacAAACCAACATTATGCCTTATGATATGAATGAGGGCACTAGTGTGGTGTATAAAATAACACAAACAAAGACTCAAAAGATAACATAAAGAGTCTTCAATACATGCACACTTTCTCAAGAGAGGTATGAGTCTCCTTTAATCTTGCCCATAAACATAGGAGATTATATTTTGATTTATTTCTTAACAACCTCCAAAAAGATTTGATTcttttaaattcaaattcaaatttaaatctccaaTTAAATTAAATTGATCTCATTCAATCTTTAACAAACAAATCCAAATAACACATTGTTAATAGATAGCAATCAATCACGttgcaaatatataaaaattaCGCTCAGAATAACAACAATCATGGCCTCGTGACAAAGGCCATATGTTACACACATGTTAGAACATCCAGTTCGACATCTGTCCTCGTGACAAAATTCAGAATCTTGAACAACTCAAATAAAATCTTTACTTGATATAAATCACAATTCCAACTTCTCATGTAAAGGATTCATAAAAAAATCTCTTGCTAAACCACACTTCTAAATATTGGATTGATGATCTTCTCATTAAGTGCAAATCCATAACTTGTAATTAAAACAAAACCCATTAAATCTCTTCATGAAATATTTGTTTAATTAAATCTTCAGCATAATTTTGGATTAAACTGGACCAAATTTATCTTCAAAGCGTACCCAATAAAATCTTCCAACTccaaatatttttaattaatttgtaTCTAATTAAATCTTCTTAAAACTTATGGATTAGTAAAATCTTTTTAGCAAATCTTACTGAGTAATATTTGTCAAAAGATAAAACAATAAATCTTCTAGGAATCAAACATTAATGCATGCATATTCACTCACAAGTCTTGGTCTACATAAAGATGCTGGAGCATCTTGTTCCACATGTTGCTTCTGCACAATATACATCTTGTACATATGTTGTTTTACCTAATGCAACCaatcaaaaggaacaacaatcTACCCCCTTTGGAAATTTTTGGCTAAAATAACTTACAAGATATGATCTTCAAGAAGTAGCACAAGTAGCACATCATAACACCCATCAGACCAAACAGAGCAA from Lathyrus oleraceus cultivar Zhongwan6 chromosome 1, CAAS_Psat_ZW6_1.0, whole genome shotgun sequence includes:
- the LOC127129615 gene encoding RNA pseudouridine synthase 3, mitochondrial, which gives rise to MLKLTNINNGCSWLLVRHFSRIRPPKPVSVDKVIRVSNNIARLDLPKQPLKPRQLLSLPPFPQHTLRFTAVNWIKHYFKGTSGSIIESHFRQGLVQMDGQMRKIRPNDVMKPGARVYVPVSIAETRISKRYDAIPSGTLYPNADEIKYLQRLVMYKDSAIILLNKPPKLPVKGNLPIHNSMDGLAAAALSYDYDEGPKLVHRLDRESSGILLLGRTKNSVSHLQWLFSNINNAKSSCKAWNDACEATYQRYWALVIGAPKEKEGIIHAPLSKVLMNDGKTERVMLAHHSSIEPHQEAVTEYRVLGPKINGCSWVELRPLTYRKHQLRVHCAEALGTPIVGDYKYGWFVHNRWKQMPRVDIEPSTGKPYKLRRPEGLDVQKGSVLSKVPLLHLHCRELALPNIAKFLHVLEKSSEEPHASLSLLQHDVLRFVAAMPNHMRISWNLMSSYLV